A window from Vanessa cardui chromosome 21, ilVanCard2.1, whole genome shotgun sequence encodes these proteins:
- the LOC124539037 gene encoding ubiquitin carboxyl-terminal hydrolase 8 isoform X3: MVLKVKVRLKYSQNHIIWLFKRGRGLTGLKNLGNTCYMNSIIQCLNNTAILFTYFCNGQYLEHINRSHSTRGAIAEELAAVVRALWSGQYRFIAAKDLRNEVGKHQRAFRGSEQQDSHEFLTILMDWLHLDLQFTIKPPHKETLGASERAWHEYTKSKESLVLRLFYGQIRSTVRCTVCLAHSPTYDSFSNLSLELPPHAARCTLADCLNLYLNGETIPGWNCPNCKEKRDAVKKLDISRLPPVLVIHFKRFYVDPKEYMCNAYRKKQTYIDFPLEDLDMRQFSLDCPGNPLYNLYAVSNHYGSMEGGHYTAYCKSSVYGKWYKYDDHLVTEIPASEVRSSAAYILFYTSCTRS, translated from the exons ATGGTGTTAAAGGTCAAGGTCAGGCTCAAGTACTCGCAAAATCACATCATATGGCTTTTCAAAAGA GGTCGCGGGTTGACAGGTCTGAAGAATCTTGGGAATACGTGTTACATGAATTCGATAATTCAGTGCCTCAACAACACGGCTATACTTTTTACCTATTTCTGCAACGGACAATACCTTGAACATATTAACAG GTCACACAGCACGCGTGGTGCGATAGCGGAAGAATTAGCCGCCGTGGTCCGCGCGCTGTGGTCCGGCCAGTATCGGTTCATCGCTGCTAAAGATTTACGG AACGAGGTTGGTAAACATCAGCGAGCGTTCCGCGGCAGCGAGCAGCAGGACTCGCACGAGTTCCTCACCATCCTCATGGACTGGCTCCACCTCGATCTTCAGTTCACCATCAAGCCACCACACAAG GAGACGCTGGGCGCGTCGGAGCGCGCATGGCACGAGTACACGAAGTCGAAGGAGAGCCTGGTGCTGCGGCTGTTCTACGGTCAGATCCGCTCCACAGTGCGCTGCACCGTGTGCCTGGCGCACTCGCCCACCTACGACTCGTTCTCCAACCTGTCGCTCGAGCTGCCGCCGCACGCCGCACGCTGCACGCTCGCA GACTGTTTAAACCTATACCTGAACGGCGAGACGATACCGGGCTGGAACTGCCCCAACTGCAAGGAGAAACGCGACGCAGTGAAGAAACTCGACATATCACGACTGCCGCCCGTTCTGGTCATACATTTCAAGCGATTCTACGTCGACCCCAAGGAGTACATGTGCAACGCGTACAGAAAGAAACAGACGTACATAGACTTTCCACTGGAAGACCTGGATATGAGGCAGTTCTCGCTGGATTGTCCCGGAAACCCCCTGTATAATCTGTACGCTGTGTCGAACCATTACGGGTCAATGGAGGGGGGGCATTACACTGCATATTGCAAGAGCAGTGTATACGGAAA ATGGTACAAATATGATGACCACCTGGTGACAGAAATCCCCGCCAGCGAGGTGCGCTCCAGCGCCGCATACATTCTGTTCTACACGTCGTGTACGCGCTCGTGA